A genomic stretch from Strongyloides ratti genome assembly S_ratti_ED321, chromosome : 1 includes:
- a CDS encoding Non-lysosomal glucosylceramidase produces MAPSKNILSISSSCTSSSNGIKISLEEESMCYDNRITKNLSKTDNFLPKHIDGPKHKTNVNTFNNTTDDKSNLDNLTKNMGENLMTNHYPKNCTQENNTKNDMTSNKDSDNVLMFDTSTNTYGWIAKGSKKPIDHRLPFQRPPLIHCVKQLPFALRYLGYWLKNFKNREELFINGFEPYFHHPYYGVPLGGIGTGSIGRDFRGGFCKFSLRPGIVEQEVKFIKANQFILSIKKDGTTIYQKVLSAILTMNKKKKKLNNILKKKKDYLSSWEFNFPEDDLEYRGLYPRSWTKYNIKECNVIVICKQTSPVIPHDYKNSSLPTSIFEFEIENNSDDDLDISILFTWRNGTGNIKWNKEGHCETKSFNITENNNIIKGVTLKNTISGMNCIYGLSGIEKESQNISICEKFNPSGDGYNIWNELKNNGKIEKIEDNYFNNNEIGVGVCITQNIKAHKKDSYIFNLVWHMPIIYFGKKKRLMKRRYTRYFGCDDNAITNLITYSFLNYINWSKAIDEWQDPILKNNEYPDWFKSALINELYYLTDGGSVWIEYDDEWEKNEPSISEYTKNVLKEYGRFGYMESWDYRMINTYDVHFYASFALATHFPEIEHSIVSDFTDQIDRSENKLTKYYMENVKAPIKTPQRLPHDLGNPALEPYINSNCYVMHDTAHWKDLNLKYVLTVYRNYLILRNNDMEFLKFVYPKVKSLIEVGITEWDINNDGMIENFGAADQTYDAWKMVGCSSYCGSLWLSALRVSIEMARDIGDIEGEERYNNILEKAKCVFNTKLWNGKYYNFDESRLSSSTIMADQLAGYWFLHSISKDLAQSILPFDRVYSSLNTVYEYNCKKFNNGNMGVVNGMKPNGKIDTDHIQADEMWTGITYAVASSLIQIGEVEKSFEIAYGCYNTCYNNTGLQYQTPEALYSKNFYRAIGYMRPLSIWAMNWELTKKEKAN; encoded by the exons atggctccttctaaaaatattttatcaatttcatCTAGTTGTACTTCTTCTTCTAACGgcattaaaatatctttagaGGAAGAAAGTATGTGCTATGATAATAGgattactaaaaatttatctaaaacAGACAACTTTTTACCAAAACATATTGATGGCCCTAAACATAAGACTAACGTAAATACATTCAATAACACAACTGatgataaaagtaatttggataatttaactaaaaatatggGTGAAAATTTAATGACTAATCATTATCCCAAAAATTGTACTCAAGAAAATAATACCAAAAATGATATGACTAGTAATAAAGATTCTGATAATGTATTAATGTTTGATACTTCAACTAATACATATGGATGGATTGCAAAAGGTTCTAAGAAACCAATAGACCATCGATTACCATTTCAAAGACCACCATTAATTCAt tgTGTTAAACAATTACCATTTGCCTTACGTTATCTTGGATATTggcttaaaaattttaaaaatagagaagaattatttattaatggtTTTGAACCATATTTTCATCATCCATATTATGGTGTACCATTAGGTGGTATTGGAACCGGAAGTATTGGTAGAGATTTTAGAGGAggattttgtaaattttctCTTAGACCTGGTATTGTAGAACAAGaagtaaaatttatcaaagctaatcaatttatattatcaattaaaaaagatggaACAACTATATACCAAAAAGTACTATCAGCTATATTAacaatgaataaaaaaaagaaaaaattaaataatatattaaaaaaaaaaaaagattaccTTTCATCTTGGGAATTTAATTTTCCTGAAGATGATTTAGAGTATCGTGGATTATATCCAAGATCATGgactaaatataatataaaagagtGTAATGTTATTGTAATATGTAAACAAACATCACCTGTCATACCacatgattataaaaattcatcaCTTCCAACAAGTATATTTGAATttgaaattgaaaataattctGATGATGATTTAGATATtagtatattatttacatGGAGAAATGGTACAGGTAATATTAAATGGAATAAAGAGGGACATTGTGAAacaaaatcatttaatataactgaaaataataatattataaaaggtgttacattaaaaaatacaatttctGGAATGAATTGTATATATGGTTTAAGTGGTATAGAGAAAGAAAGTCAAAATATTAGTATTtgtgaaaaatttaatcctTCTGGTGATGGGTATAATATATggaatgaattaaaaaataatggaaaaattgaaaaaattgaagataattattttaataataatgaaattggTGTAGGAGTTTGTATAactcaaaatataaaagcacataaaaaagattcttatatatttaatcttGTATGGCATATGccaattatttattttggtaaaaaaaaacgttTAATGAAAAGAAGATATACAAGATATTTTGGGTGTGATGATAACGCAATTACCaatttaataacatattcatttttaaattatataaattggTCAAAAGCAATAGATGAGTGGCAGGATcctatattaaaaaataatgaatatccGGATTGGTTTAAAAGTGCACTTATTAATGaactatattatttaacaGATGGTGGAAGTGTATGGATTGAATATGATGATGAATGGGAAAAAAATGAACCATCTATTAGTGAGTATACTAAAAATGTTCTTAAAGAATATGGTCGTTTTGGGTATATGGAAAGTTGGGATTATAGAATGATTAATACTTATGATGTTCATTTTTATGCTTCATTTGCATTAGCAACACATTTTCCAGAAATTGAACATAGTATTGTTTCAGATTTTACTGATCAAATTGATCGAtcagaaaataaattaacaaaatattatatggaAAATGTTAAAGCACCTATTAAAACACCACAAAGATTACCTCATGATCTTGGTAATCCAGCTCTAGAACCTTATATAAATAGTAATTGTTATGTTATGCATGATACAGCTCATTGGaaagatttaaatttaaaatatgttttaacagtttatagaaattatttaattttaagaaataatgatatggaatttttaaaatttgtttatccAAAAGTTAAATCTCTTATAGAAGTTGGTATAACTGAATGggatataaataatgatggAATGATAGAAAATTTTGGTGCTGCTGATCAAACATATGATGCATGGAAAATGGTTGGTTGTAGTAGTTATTGTGGATCATTATGGTTATCAGCTTTAAGAGTTTCAATTGAAATGGCACGTGATATAGGTGATATTGAGGGAGAAGaaagatataataatattttagaaaaagcTAAATGtgtttttaatacaaaattatggaatggtaaatattataattttgatgAATCACGTTTAAGTAGTAGTACAATTATGGCAGATCAATTAGCTGGTTATTGGTTTTTACATAGTATTTCAAAAGATTTAGCACAATCTATTTTACCTTTTGATCGTGTATATTCATCTTTAAATACTGTTTATgaatataattgtaaaaaatttaataatggaAATATGGGTGTTGTTAATGGAATGAAACCAAATGGTAAAATTGATACTGATCATATTCAGGCAGATGAAATGTGGACAGGTATAACATATGCAGTTGCCTCATCATTAATTCAAATTGGTGAAgtagaaaaaagttttgaaatTGCATATGGTTGTTATAATACATGTTATAATAACACAGGTCTTCAATATCAAACACCAGAAgcattatattcaaaaaacttttatagaGCAATAGGGTATATGCGTCCCCTAAGTATTTGGGCAATGAATTGggaattaacaaaaaaagaaaaagcaaattaa